The nucleotide window NNNNNNNNNNNNNNNNNNNNNNNNNNNNNNNNNNNNNNNNNNNNNNNNNNNNNNNNNNGACTGCTGGGCTGGCTGCGATGAAGAAAGCTCTCTCAAGTAGAAATGTAATGAAAAGACAAACTACCTTTTCTTCCTCTACATCAACATGTCGATTGTTTGGCCAAATATCTGTAagacaggagagtgagagaccttgtaggaggagaggaacaactTCAGAAGCAACACTAATCAGAACATAGAAGGAACAAGAAAGATTTAAAAAAGGacaccaaaaaaaataaaataaataaatggggAGAGTAAGAATCGAGTTCAAAAGCGGCGGCCTGTTCCAGTGCTGTTTGCGCCAGCTCACCCTAGTGGGGAGCTGTcggctctgtctccctccttgcATGTTTTATGGCCCGGCGCAGTGAATAATGGATGGTGCTTATTGAAAATAACACAGTGTTCAACAACATTCAAAGCTCCACCGCCCACGGCAACGAAGCGAtgacgagagagagataaagagacaacACAGTGTGGACCCTAAgacgccccacccccccccccccccgacaacaGGCGTTGTCAGGGATCTCTCTGGCTATAATCTGAACCGAAGGTGCCAGAAAGTCTTGGGCTTGCAGAatacgggtgggggggggggggggggtcacggtGTTGTAGTGCCGTGGAATTCTAGACATACGATCACAGTCGTGTTGTCAGGAGGCGCGTTCAGAATTTGAGGTGCACCTTGCTCTACATCTATAAACAGCTAGGCAACAGAAAGCAGGGGCGGCCATCTTTAATTGATGTTACGTTGAAGAACGAGACCCGCTGAAAGAGGGAAAGCACTAAATGAGGTCAAACGTGATTTAATCAATGGACGGTGAAATGATGAAAGCGAagcaaaatatgttttcaaagACTGGGAACTGGTGAACAACAGAGGCACCAAGAGGTGCACAAATCAAATGAAGGGTCAGACATCTACAGATTGaggttatgtatatatattatagTCAATATATATATTGACGTGTATGTATGGCTCACTGCATTTAGATTCAAGACAAAAGAGACAATAAGAAAACATGGAGGTGATGACAAGAGGAATAGGAGTCAGAAAGAGgatacaaacttttttttaaagacacaaTTAACGTTTGACCCATGCCGTTTTAATAAGTTTTCACACAGCTTTGAAAAGTGTGCTTGTAGAGCTTAACCGATTCACTGATTCTCAGAGAACATGTTCAGTCAGAGCAAGGTTAACAAACTATAGGACTGGGTTCTTTTGAAGGTTATTTTCTAAGGGAATATGAAGGGGGGGGACATCTTATTTAAATAAATCCAGGAAAGTAAAGTGCTTTTGATCAAAAGTAAGGAAAGTAAATGAATAGAACagaagggctggaggactggggtaAAGGTCGTCATGATGGAGAGACAAGTTGGCTTTGATAAATAATAAAACTAATTAAAATCACTGGTATGCGAGtgattgaaaaatgtatatgccAAAAAAAGCttactgtgtgagtgagtgttatGAATGAATAGCTGAACCCACCAGAAGAAAATTATCCAATCTGTAGGAAAACTGAAAAGGATTGATATGACCAGTTTGTTTACAAACGCCGCCACAAATGAGTCTGGTGGTACACCAAAACCATAGTGAGCAGCATTCATTTttcaaagggagagggggggggggggggggggggggggtggggggggggggggggggggggggggggtgtatgtacaCAGTTAAACGGTCACACATCCTCTGATCGCCTGCAAGCCATAAGCCCTTTAGTTGTTTCAAAACATTCCGAGATTATCTTCAATGGAGGGGTTGTCATGGCGACGGACGGCGTGGGTTGGCTCCTTGGCCAATCGGTATCTGTCCGTATTGCGGGATGGTGCGTGAACGGTAAATTACGGGTTAATCTGGGGATGATGGGTGGGAAGaccaaggtcagaggtcaaatctCTTCAGGTTGACCTAAATTTGCTTCATGTGATTGGAACACAAGGATTACAGCATTGTGGCTTGACAAAACCACCCCACGGACCAGTGGACAAGGACTGGCCCTAACCAACATTCTGAACGAACCTCTGCTTTCTACAACTTCGGCTTGGATTTGATCTAGAGTTGCTGGTAGCACAAGTTCTGAGTTTGTCCAAACAAAagcaaataaaataatttacagAAACAGTGTTTGACAACACTGATTGATTAGCTTAAAAAATGCTTCAGTGCATAAACCTGATAATTTACAAAGCAATGTCTGATTACAATTCCTGTGTTTTTATGAAATTACCTTCTGCTTTTTGACTGGCTCAACAGGGTCTAAAATGTCAGGTTTGcgtgatatatattttttactaaACAACAAATGGAAgcatagagaaagaaaaaacaacatCACAAAACACACGGGACAGAGTGGGTCATCATTAAAACCACTGTACGTGTTAAGAAAAATACCTGTTCTGGAGaaaatcacgcacacacacacacgcacaatcgtCATTTTTCTAAATTCacaagcaatttttttttttttgtgtgtgtgacttacaccacaacacacacaccacccgccCCCCCAATGTCCTGTCTTTGCCATTTTTGTGGCAGTAGCTGGAAATGGCGAGGACAAGGTGGCAGTGACCCAAAATGGCCGCTCAAACTGAGTTCGGTAGTCCTTTTTCCTCTTCGTTCCCACATACTAGTAGGTAGGGTCCATCGTCTCCCCCTTTgtccaccctgtgtgtgtgtgtgttggaggtgggtcagggtcaggagatTTTGTCACACACCAAGCTCCTCCCCCCGGCAGGCTCGCCACATTCCTTAGGAAACCGTCTTCTTCCCTCCGATGTCCTGCTCCTTCCTGTCCAAGCGGGAGTACGGCTCGAACGCCGACGAGCCGCAGCCGTACACCGACGTCAGTTCGTGGTGAGCCCCGCCCAGCAGCGGcatggagaagcagagggagcGCGGCGGCACGCCCAGCCTCGCCGAGGAGGTGTTCCCTCCGAGCGACGGCAAAAGACAACCCGAACGTTGCCGCGGACACGGAACAGGGAGGGGTTGCTGCTGCTCAGTCCCGTCGAGGAGGAGCTCCCGGGACTGACCAATAGGGAGCCGCCGTTCCCGTGGTGGGCCGGTTCCAAGGAGCgggttggggggggcggggcggagaGAAGGCGGGCCCTGCTCAAGGAGGCGGAGGATGTTGCAGGTGGCGAGCGActcggaggacgaggaggagcgcTTGTCCGAGTCCTTGGTGGTGTCCTTCTTCTGCTTGGTGCGGCGGTTTCTGGAACCACACTTTCAcctgggggaaaagagagatcgagagacacagagagaagataGATTGTGACGTTGTTGGTTCATGATGAAGCGGAAGAAAACAAGTTTGGGTCGTGGTCAAGCACATCCGACATCAGGACCAACACCACAACGAGTACAACACTGGTCATTGGTTTAACGCTTCCGTTTTTATGCAGGACGTTTAACTCTGATTGGGTACCATCATTCCCTACTGTGCTGATAGGTTAGTGGGAGCAGAGTAGACCCATATGCAATCAGAAACGAGGTTCTTGAGGGAGCACTGGTTTTGATACACGGAGCCACCCAGGTGGGTGGGAGCAATGAGGTAGATCACACACCCCCTCCGACCCACTCTAAACGATAAAACATGCAGAAGATCCTGCCCTGAAACGGTCTCTGAAACTGAGTGTCAAGTGAAGGGCAGAGGCCAGGGGGaaaggtgggggaggtgtgttgggggggggggaggggggagacggaggcGGGGGGGCGCTGTCTCCGTACGTGCAGAGGGTCCTCGTCCTGCATCACGTAGCAAACAGAGAAGCTCAGTGAACTCTAGCTGTCCTCGTTGATCTATGTTTAATTGATGCCCCCTGTGCTTTTAATGTATGGTGTGGGGCTGTGGGTCTGCGGCTGGGCACCAGGCGGGGGTGGAGGCCAACGAGGGGTCAGGGGCGATTAGAtacagcttacacacacacacacgaggagagATGACGCCCATGAAAAATATATCTGAGtttgactgtttttttttagttgtttttttttagctCCGCACACAAAGTCTACATTATTCATCGCTGCTAAGCTAATTGAAAGAGTGTGTTCGGTTTTAAATCGGATGTTCCTCTCGTTTTTCCTCCCCTCACTGCTAATGTCCATCTTCGTGTATTTGCATTTGTTTGTgggcatgtggtgtgtgtgtgcgcgtggtgtgtgtgtgtgggcatgtggtgtgtgtgtgtgtgcgtggtgtgtgtgtgtgtgggcatgtgcttGAGGATTTAGGAGAAGGACTCTCCCTATCCTTGTGTATACAAACGCACATCCGTCAacctacacactcaccaacacacacacacacacacactaccatcaACTCCAATTCCATGTCTTTATCTTGGGAATCCTGTGACCTAATCTGTCTAAAGTGGGGATTGAAGCTACAGCAGCGCATCATGCCATGTTTCTGGCCACCAGAGTCAGAGGTTGGCCCACTGCTGCCAGAAAAACATTAAGTATTCATCTTGtcattttattattgttgcacaACAATTTGAGAGATTTGACATCCAGGATCATGTGGGTTTTCAAAAGCCAGGCCCGCTACCATGTGGACACACGCAAAATTTGAAAATGGATAGTTCCAGCTGCATTCATTCACAAGAGGTCACGTTGACTTGAGCGTGTTAACTCTCTTTGTACCGACACACACCGTGACCTTTCTCCATAGCACTCAGACCCGTCCTTCACATGATCAAACTGAATGTAAAGACCCCAGCCACCCCTAAACCAGCAAGCTTTAGCATTAGCGACAATCCCAACACAATACAATGTCTTTGACCAGTATTAGGGCTAGCGGCCTGGGGTGCTGATTAGAACAGTGTATGGGGTAACTGCGCAGTCGAGGCTAACATttacatgttacatttacatttagtcatgtagcagacgctcttatccagagcgacttatagtaagtgcAGGTaagagcaagtagggtgaagtgccttgcccaaggacacaatgtcatttggcacggctgggaatcgaactggcaaccttcagattactagcccgactccctcaccgctcagtcaTCTGACTCCATTAGCCtctagtgtgtttgtttgtttatacgTGCGGCTGAGTAAGCTAGTAATATAATGACTGGAGGAGACCCATTAAGACAGGTATAATGGGATTGATAAAGATCTCATAGCTCAGAGAAGGACACTGACGtcttagagaggagaggagaaggaatggATAAGGATGGAGGGttgagcgtgtgtatgtgtgtgtgtgtatgtgtgtgtgttttaatatcCCAGTCCATTACTTCTTGAGTGCATCTCTCTTCATGTCCTCTGTGTTTATGTAGTGCTCTGCCTAGCTAACACCACACATTGTTTGAGAGCCATCACATTAGCGCCTGACACGGCTAGGAATGGGCTCCTGTTCCTTTGATTGGTGGAAGTCACGACcaatcccctcactcccccagctAGGGTGTGGCTTAGCTACCTGTTTGAGaatgagggaggtagagagagatagacagagagagaaagtgagagagaaaagcttTTTGCATTTTACCAGGGGCTATAGTAAGGGGAAATGATgaaaagagaagaaagcaaATCTGCCTCTTGTACATCTACACTATTGAAAATAAATCCTTTTTAATGGGATCCAGGGTTCAGTGCTGGGGCAGAGATTACTGAGTGAGATCTAGCGTGACCTGGATTTGCCCTGGGCCtggccctccctgccccaccctgctgCACTCTGCTCCACTAGGCCACTTCTAGGGTCGAGCTGGGTACAGCTGGACGGGGCAGGGTTGACTGGGGCAGGGATGGGGATGAGCTGGGTACAGCTGGACGGGGCAGGGTTGACTGGGGCAGGGATGGGGATGAGCTGGGTACAGCTGGACGGGGCAGGGTTGACTGGGGCAGGGATGGGGATGAGCTTGGTACAGCTGGACGGGGCAGGGTTGACTGGGGCAGGGATGGGGATGAGCTGGGTACAGCTGGACGGGGCAGGGTTGACTGGGGCAGGGATGGGGATGAGCTGGGTACAGCTGGACGGGGCAGGGttgactggggcaggggctgagcTGAGCTGGATGTTGCAGGGCTGGGTACAGCAAGGGCATGGCACTGGCTGGACAGGGGGCAAAGAAGGGAGTTCAGGCAGAGCTGGGACAGAGCTGTGGCTGCATGACTGGTCAGAGTATGTGGATGAAGTATGAAAGAGTGGAAGGATAGAGGagaagggaaagggaggagtggCAGTTAATTCTCTCACCaataacaaagagagagagagagagagagagagagagagagagagagagagagagagagagagagagagagagagagagagagagagagagagagagagagagagagagagggctgacgATAAGCCGCCTATCACCCTGGGCAAAGGTCAGCTGCCAtgtgtgccatgtgtgtgttaggccgTTAGACAGCTGAAACCATATCCCTTCCAAATGACAGAGAGAAGTCCGGCTGAAAAGACACTGAGAactcaggtgggagtcaggtggctgagcggtgagggaatcgggctagtaatctgaaggttgctagttcgattcccggtcatgccaactgacgttgtgtccttgggcaaggcactccaccctacttgcctcgggggaatgtccctgtacttactgtaagtcgctctggataagagcgtctgctaaatgactaaatgtaaatgtaaatgtaactcgcATTAGAACACCGCATACTTTAAAGCGTGACAATTTCCTCGTATCACAGAGAAGATAATGTCTGAAatttgtgacaaaaaaaaactaacagcTGTTGCCTTATTTTAATAAATGTTGTGGAGAAAAACGTTTTGGGAAAAGCCTCTTTTTAATGTTTAGGCAGGTTGCTGGTCGGCGTAGCATCCGAGAGGTTAATCTCTCAGAGAGAAGGCAAGGAGGGAAAATCCGCTGAGAAGGACACCTGCTGACAATCTCTATCCAACACTCACCGTGACCCTCACCAAGCCCTCTGCTAacaaccccccacctcccaagcccccaccccgcACCTctacctccccagccccctgaTCCTAGACATGTGACGAgcatcagaccccccccccccccccaagcctctACAAGCACAATGACCGCCTCTCTGCCCCGCAGTGAAAGCGCCACGCCTGGAGATAAATGCTCGTACACCAAGTACAACGCAGAGAAGGTTCTAGAGAAATGCGACCTGGGAACATTTTCCTCTATGTTTGCCCTTTCCTGTGTTAAGCACTTTTGTACTTGCCTGGTTTTTGTACTCGGACTATTTGTTCACTGTCATGCATCATTGGACCAAGGGAAATGAAACTGGATAAATATCCAGAAAAGGCTGTATTCAGTTTTGTATGAGGGTCTTCATCAGGTGTTGTATCATAAATGGTTTAAAAAAGAGAAcggctttctctttctctgcactGTAACGTGTCCAGTACCTGTTAACACTATGACATAACATGCAGGGACTGCCCCAGACCTATTTGCTCAAtaactatctctgtctctccctcccttatgTTTGTCATCTTGCTCACCCTTGGCCCTCATGCCCTGACACTTGCACCATGCCTCCCTTCCTGCCTTGAGTGTGTTGAACACATGTCGCAGGGTGGTTCAGCCAAGGGTCAGGCCCTTCTTACAGCATCACTGGTAGATATGGCGCCCTAATCCTGCTTAGTGCAAAAGCACTTGGGACTATTATTAGGcccgaaacccccccccccccccttctccttgtccttccctccatccatccatcactccatccatccctccctccctccctccatccatccctccatccatccatcactccatccatccctccctccctccatccctccctccctccatccatccatccatccctcgatccctccctcctccctccctccatccttctaacCCTGGCCCAGTCCAGTCAGAACTCTCAGCCTATAATGTTGCGGTTTGGATAAGGCAATTAggattacagtgtgtgtgtggagactgagaGGATACCCCTGCCTTGGCTAGACCCACGCCCTTCCCTCCGCCCACGCAGCCCAGTGGGACACAGCGCCCCCCTGTGGTCAACGCCTACGTCCATCACTCTCGACGGAGCTTTCCACCTCTCCGTCCGCTTGTTCGTCTACAGTGTGTTTTTCTTTCAGCCCGACAGGGTGTTACAGGCCTTAACTATGCTAGCTATGTGgcagttgactgtgtgtgtgtgtttatgcatgtgtgtgcgtgtttgaactTCTTTGGGGGGTCCGTGGCGTTGGTGAGGATAACTCTCACAATCGGCTGCAACAGGTTTCTGTTCCAGCTAATCTTAGGACATAATTGCATTACAGCTTGCTTGTAAAATAACACAACAGccttgcacgcacacaaacaccctccccAGTGTCAGCATTAGTCCAGTAGGTTGTCCACGTAGTGATGAACTTTTCACCTCaaaaaggacaaaaaaaaaactaat belongs to Osmerus mordax isolate fOsmMor3 chromosome 23, fOsmMor3.pri, whole genome shotgun sequence and includes:
- the vax2 gene encoding LOW QUALITY PROTEIN: ventral anterior homeobox 2 (The sequence of the model RefSeq protein was modified relative to this genomic sequence to represent the inferred CDS: deleted 4 bases in 4 codons) translates to MFDQATSMGDGIAEDRNDHCGSNTLCPDRMEPKCRTEIGSRSPVQSIADTPGTSASTPTSSSEDGHDKLLGVDPDYCRRILVRDAKGTIREIVLPKGLDLDRPKRTRTSFTAEQLYRLELEFQRCQYVVGRERTELARQLNLSETQVKVWFQNRRTKQKKDTTKDSDKRSSSSSESLATCNILRLLEQGRLLSAPPPPTRSLEPAHHGNGGSLLVSPGSSSSTGLSSSTPPCSVSAATFGLSLPSLGGNTSSARLGVPPRSLCFSMPLLGGAHHELTSVYGCGSSAFEPYSRLDRKEQDIGGKKTVS